Below is a window of Alphaproteobacteria bacterium DNA.
GAAGTGATTATTTATTGCTTGATCTAAGGTATTCATTTTTATCATTGTACAGCTCCTTTTTTTGTATCTTGTCTGTACTATGTTTTCTTATAAAAAATCAATACCTTAGATCAAATTAAAAAAGTGTCGTGTACTATGAAATTTTCTACATCTTTTGTAAAAATATTGCTTTCGTCTTCTTTGAATTTTTGTAAATGCGCTTCGTATATTTCTTTGTATTTTTCAAGTTGTTTTCGTCCATTACATGCTTTTGTTTCAATAATTTCAGAAAATTGTTCTTTTTTAGGAAGAATAGAGTTTACTTCAAAAGAATAATTAAAAAAAATTATGCCTAAAATATAATAAATTAATTTATGTTTCATTTAAATAAACCTTTTGCGATTGCTTTAGCTCTTTGTTTTATCAAAAAAAAATTTTATTGTAAAGTGATTTTAAATTTAATAATGAAATGACTTGAAAATACAAAAAATTCCTACTTCCCGCGGTAAAGCTCACGGGGAGTAGGTCGATTTTTATTAGATTTACTATAGTGCTGTGAAGTTAATTAATACTAATTACTCGACTGTTACAGATTTAGCCAAATTACGTGGTTGATCAACATCCGTGCCTTTTAAAACTGCAACATAATAAGCTAAAAGTTGCACAGGGATCGTGTAAAGGATTGGTGTTAAGAATTCATTGACCTTTGGTAACCTAATTTTTAATACATCATTATTTCGTAATTTCGAAATACCCTCATCATCTGATAGTAAAATAACATGAGCACCACGGGCGACAACCTCTTCAAGGTTGGACAAAGATTTTTCAATCAATGCATCACTAGGGGCCACCATAATAACAGGCGTACCTTTGTCAATGAGTGCGATGGGGCCATGTTTCATCTCACCTGACGCATAACCTTCGGCGTGGATATAAGATATTTCTTTAAGCTTTAAAGCACCTTCCAAAGCAACCGGATATGCAGTGCCTCGTCCCAAATACAAAACATCTTTAGCATCAACAAGTGATGCTGCAATTTCACGATATTGATCCGCATCTTTTAAGATAAGGCGAATATGGTTGGGTAAAGAGGCAAGGGACGTAATAAAATCAGCCTCTTCAGCAGACGAGATTGTGCCGCGTGCTTTTGCAACAGCAAGCGCTAAGCAAGCAAGAACGACCAATTGGCCCGTAAAGGCTTTTGTTGATGCAACCCCTATTTCAGGACCAACAAGAGTTTGCAAAATAGCATCTGATTCGCGTGCCATAGTGCTTTCAGGACGGTTGACGATGCTTAAAATATGTTGCCCGTTGGATTTTGCATAACGAAGTGCTGCAAGCGTGTCAATCGTTTCACCTGATTGTGATATAAATAAAGATACGCCATTTTTACTTAATACAGGGGATCTATATCTAAATTCTGACGCAATATCGACATCGACAGGAATTTTGGCAATTTGCTCAAACCAATATTTAGCAACCATTGCGGAATGATAGGATGTGCCACACGCAACAAAGGTCAGGCGTGTTACATCTTTCCATTGAAAAGCAAGATTTGGCAATCTAATCGTTTTTGAAATGGGATCAACAAGATTATGAAGTGTGCGTGGTAATACTTCAGCTTGTTCGAAAATTTCTTTCAGCATGAAATGATCGTAATTTCCTTTTTCGGCAACGGCACTACTGATGTCAACAATTGTGATAGGGCGATGCACTGATCTGCCTTCTTCGTCAAAAATTTCAGCACCTTTGCGATTTATGATTCCCCAATCGCCTTCTTCCAAATAGGTTAATTTACGTGTTAAAGGCGCAAGTGCGATTGCATCAGATCCAATAAACATTTCGCCATCGCCATGACCCACAACAAGCGGACTTCCTTTACGCGCACATAAAATCATATCTTCGTGGCCTGCAATGATAGCCGCAATTGCGTAGGCGCCTTCCATACGACCAACTGCTTTTTGAAGCGCTTCTTTAGGGGCAAAACCTAGGTTTAAATATTCAGTTAAAAGACATGCAACAACTTCAGTATCAGTATCTGACGTAAATTGATGACCCTTTGATTGCAATTCTTTTTTAAGTTCTTGAAAGTTTTCAATAATACCATTGTGAACAACAGCTACTTTATCCGTCATCATGGGATGGGCATTGCGATCACTTGGCTTACCATGGGTTGCCCATCTTGTATGGCCTATTCCAATAATGCCTTGTAACGGCTCAGTACCAAGGAGTTTTTCAAGATTAAGTAATTTTCCTTCAGCACGTCTACGCTCAAGATGACCTTCAACGAGTGTTGCAACACCACTTGAATCATATCCGCGATATTCCAGACGTTTTAAGCCTTCAACTAGATGTGGAACGGCGTTTTTTGTTCCAAGAATTGCTATAATACCGCACATAATAAACCTCTATTTTTTAGTAAATTGTCCATTTTATGAACAAATTCGTTGTCAACTCTATGAATTAATTCTTACTTTGGGGGCGATCATTATCAACAACCGTCATCAATGTTACATTGCTGCGTTCTTTTTTATGTTGCTCACGATATATTTGAGCGCCATTGGGCTTTTCAATTTGGCGACTCCGTGCAATACATAATGCATTTTCAGCAACATTGTTGGTCACAACGCTTCCGGCAGCAACGATTGCACCATTACCAATTTGGACAGGCGCTACAAGCGCACTATTTGAGCCAATAAAAACGTTCTCACCCAATATTGTTTTCGATTTATTGATACCGTCGTAATTACATGTGATTGTTCCAGCACCAATATTTGATTTTTTACCAATATGTGCGTCACCTATATAAGAGAGATGATTCGCTTTTGAATGCGCTTCAAATTGGCTGTTCTTTACTTCAACAAAATTGCCAATACGCACATCACGTCCAATTTCAGTACCAGGTCGCAACCGCGCAAAAGGACCAACAATTGCTCCCTCTTCTATTCTAGCACCTTCTAAGTGACAGAAGGCATGAATAATGACGTTATCTCTAATTTCAACACCTGGCATAATAACAACATTTGGCCCAATTGTAATGTCTTTGCCAAGATTGGTATCATAGCTTAAATAAACGGAATCTGGGTCAATCAATGTCACACCCATGGCAAGTGCCGCTCCGCGTAATTGTGTTTGCGCTTCAAGTTCAGCGCGCGCTAAATCTGCGCGGGAATTAATACCCATAAGCTCCTCTTCGGAGGCTTCAACGACTGTACAATGACGCCCCATTTTGCGCGCATGTTCAATAATATCCGTTAGATAATATTCACCTTTTGCATTATTGGATGTAAGTTTGTCAACAAGTTCAAAAAGACAAGATCCATCAATTGCCATGACGCCTGAATTACACAAACCTATTTCACGCTCTGTATCATTTGCATCTTTATATTCGACAATACGCTCAATCTGATCTTGTGCATTCATCACGATACGACCATATTCAGCGGGATCTTCCGGTTTAAATCCAACAATCACGACAGCTGGATTAGATGCAGATCTTCTCGTTTCAACCAAACATTGCAATGTTTCAGGCGTAATAAAGGGCGTATCACCAAAAAGTACAAGCACATCACCTTTAAAGTCTTCGAGTGTTGGTCGTGCAGCCATGACAGCAGCGCCTGTGCCTTCACCTTTTTCTTGCAATACAATGTTTGCGTTGCCAATGATTTCTTTAACCTGATCCATACCTGGGCGCACAACAACAATCTGACGAACAGGTGCTAAAGTTTCAGCAGCATTTAAAACCCATGATAAAAGAGGTTGATGCGCAACTTTATGTAAAACCTTGGGGAGATTAGACTGCATACGTGTTCCCCAACCAGCGGCAAGAATGAGTGTGGCGATATTGTGTTTCATTAAAATAACCTTATTTTCGGCTTAGCACTTGTTTTAACCAAAACTATCTTAAAAGAAAAGTCTTTTTCGCTTTATAGGATACATCATTTAGAGGCTAAAAAACAAGTTTAGTGCGTTTTGTTTACAAAAATGAGGTAACATGATGATATTATGTATTTTGTTTTAAAGCCTTTATAGGTAATTGCAGATTTGGTTTTATTTTTTAAAAAGAAAATTTCTGAATAGTTTGCTATAAAAATATAATTTTTAAATAAAACGCTAACACATTTTTTTTTAGAACAAAATACGTATTTTTCACTTATTTTATAAATGTAAATTTTATGTTACAAAGTATCACAACAATATTTTTAATTAAAGGAGTCATCAGAGGATGAGATATATATTCGTTCTTTTTATGTTAATTACAATGTCGCTTGAGACAAACGCAACACTAGAACCATTAGAATTAATACTACAATTAAAATCTGAAGGCCGCAAAGCTGAAGATCAATTTCCAGGATTACGTGATTATTTTGAACAAAATTCTCAAATGATACGTGCAAAAATAGAACGCGATGATTTACGTACACTTTTCGATGATTGTTATGTTTTTGCCCAAAATGAATTTGATCAACGTGGATTAACACTTTATTCCAATATGATCATTCATATGATGTATGCGTCAATTTTGACGTTTCAACAAAAACAAGACGAAACACCAAAAGATAATACGGCATTGATTGAGGCAATTGAGAAATGCGGAAAAGAACACAAATTTGATACGCTAAGATTCACTCAAAATCTCAAACCTAAGCCAGTTTTTGAATTTGATGATTTAAAGGATTTAATTCAAGAATTTAAGGCATTGTTTCATAATAAAAAACAAGACGGTTCTTTGAATGCTTACAAAATAAATGCAATTAATGATCATCGCATTGGTGCCCAACCCGTGCCATATGCAACATGTATTTCTGAATTAAGCTCTTATGGGGATTTTCTAAGAATTGAATTAGAGATAGCTAAAACATTTTTTGAGTCGGAAGAAACAGATGAAGAATTTTGTCAAAATCATTCAGTCAGTTTTTGGCATGTTATGCCTAAAGCTTTTAAATCGCTTGAAACTAAGTTTCAGAAATTATTCAGAGCCCGTAATTCAATAATTGCGCGTCTTTATTTTGCTGAAACTGCTCAATTATATTTAATGCCCATTGTATCTGAAACAGGTATTTTAGAGATTAATGATTTAAATAAAGCCTCCGCAAATGCAATTGGACTTATAGGTGTAAGTCTCGATCGTACGAATTATGATGGCGCTCTTCAGCAAACAACACTTAGTGCCGCTGAGCACGATATCACGCATGTTGAGCATAATCCTTTTGAGGGGTTTGCTGTAAACGGTGCATCAGAAATTAATCCAGATGAATATTGCGATATCCTAAAAAATTATTATGGAAAATGTAATAATATTTATCAAAAAATGAATGCAAGCAAACAGAATCTTAGTGAACAACAACAAAGAGAAGATCAGCTTGTATATTTTTTCGTAGATCACGAGAAAGCGCTTCCCCGAGTAAATTGTAATACGAACTCAATAACACGATCAGAGTTTTGTGATGCTATTGATAACGCTTTATCATTTATTATGTCTCCTGTAAATGATGTTCAGCAACATCAAAACA
It encodes the following:
- the glmS gene encoding glutamine--fructose-6-phosphate transaminase (isomerizing); this encodes MCGIIAILGTKNAVPHLVEGLKRLEYRGYDSSGVATLVEGHLERRRAEGKLLNLEKLLGTEPLQGIIGIGHTRWATHGKPSDRNAHPMMTDKVAVVHNGIIENFQELKKELQSKGHQFTSDTDTEVVACLLTEYLNLGFAPKEALQKAVGRMEGAYAIAAIIAGHEDMILCARKGSPLVVGHGDGEMFIGSDAIALAPLTRKLTYLEEGDWGIINRKGAEIFDEEGRSVHRPITIVDISSAVAEKGNYDHFMLKEIFEQAEVLPRTLHNLVDPISKTIRLPNLAFQWKDVTRLTFVACGTSYHSAMVAKYWFEQIAKIPVDVDIASEFRYRSPVLSKNGVSLFISQSGETIDTLAALRYAKSNGQHILSIVNRPESTMARESDAILQTLVGPEIGVASTKAFTGQLVVLACLALAVAKARGTISSAEEADFITSLASLPNHIRLILKDADQYREIAASLVDAKDVLYLGRGTAYPVALEGALKLKEISYIHAEGYASGEMKHGPIALIDKGTPVIMVAPSDALIEKSLSNLEEVVARGAHVILLSDDEGISKLRNNDVLKIRLPKVNEFLTPILYTIPVQLLAYYVAVLKGTDVDQPRNLAKSVTVE
- the glmU gene encoding bifunctional UDP-N-acetylglucosamine diphosphorylase/glucosamine-1-phosphate N-acetyltransferase GlmU, which codes for MKHNIATLILAAGWGTRMQSNLPKVLHKVAHQPLLSWVLNAAETLAPVRQIVVVRPGMDQVKEIIGNANIVLQEKGEGTGAAVMAARPTLEDFKGDVLVLFGDTPFITPETLQCLVETRRSASNPAVVIVGFKPEDPAEYGRIVMNAQDQIERIVEYKDANDTEREIGLCNSGVMAIDGSCLFELVDKLTSNNAKGEYYLTDIIEHARKMGRHCTVVEASEEELMGINSRADLARAELEAQTQLRGAALAMGVTLIDPDSVYLSYDTNLGKDITIGPNVVIMPGVEIRDNVIIHAFCHLEGARIEEGAIVGPFARLRPGTEIGRDVRIGNFVEVKNSQFEAHSKANHLSYIGDAHIGKKSNIGAGTITCNYDGINKSKTILGENVFIGSNSALVAPVQIGNGAIVAAGSVVTNNVAENALCIARSRQIEKPNGAQIYREQHKKERSNVTLMTVVDNDRPQSKN